The following proteins are co-located in the Ursus arctos isolate Adak ecotype North America unplaced genomic scaffold, UrsArc2.0 scaffold_13, whole genome shotgun sequence genome:
- the PEX3 gene encoding peroxisomal biogenesis factor 3 has translation MLRSTWNFLKRHKKKCIFLGTVLGGVYILGKYGQKKIREIQEREAAEYIAQARRQYHFESNQRTCNMTVLSMLPTLREALMQQLNSESLTALLKNRPSNKLEIWEDLKIISFTRSIVAVYSTCMLVVLLRVQLNIIGGYIYLDNAAVGKNGTTVLAPPDVQQQYLSSIQHLLGDGLTELITVIKQAVQKILGSVSLKHSLSLLDLEQKLKEIRNLVEQHKSSSWINKDGSKSLLCHYMMPDEETPLAVQACGLSPRDVTTIKLLNETRDMLESPDFSTVLNTCLNRGFSRLLDNMAEFFRPTEQDLQRSNSMSSLSSVSLPLAKIIPIVNGQIHSVCSETPSHFVQDLLMMEQVKDFAANVYEAFSTPQQLEK, from the exons gagtATATATCCTGGGAAAATACGGAcagaagaaaatcagagaaatacaagaaAGAGAAGCTGCAGAGTACATTGCTCAAGCACGACGACAGTATCATTTTGAAAGTAACCAGAGGACTTGCAATATGACAG TGCTGTCTATGCTTCCGACACTGAGAGAGGCCTTAATGCAACAACTCAATTCTGAGAGCCTAACCGCTCTGCTAAAAAACAG gcCTTCAAACAAGTTGGAAATATGGGAGGATCTGAAGATAATAA GTTTCACAAGAAGTATCGTAGCAGTATACAGTACTTGTATGCTGGTGGTTCTTTTGCGAGTCCAGTTAAACATAATTGGTGGATATATTTACCTGGATAACGCAGCAGTTGGCAAAAATGGCACT ACAGTTCTTGCTCCCCCAGATGTTCAACAGCAATATTTATCAAGTATTCAGCACCTTCTGGGAGATG GCCTGACAGAATTGATCACGGTCATTAAACaagctgtgcagaagattttaggAAG CGTTTCTCTTAAACATTCTTTGTCCCTTTTGGACTTGGagcaaaaactaaaagaaatcagaaatctaGTTGAGCAGCATAAATCATCTTCTTGGATTAATAAAGATGGATCCAAATCTTTATTATGCCATTATATGATGCCAGATGAAGAAACTCCATTAGCAGTTCAG GCCTGCGGGCTTTCTCCTAGAGATGTTACCACTATTAAACTACTCAATGAAACTAGAGACATGTTGGAAAG TCCAGATTTTAGTACAGTTTTGAATACATGTTTAAACCGAGGTTTTAGCAGACTGCTAGACAATATGGCTGAGTTCTTTCGACCTACCGAACAGGACCTTCAACGCAGCAACTCCATGAGTAG TCTTTCCAGTGTCAGCCTGCCATTAGCTAAGATAATTCCAATAGTAAATGGACAGATCCATTCAGTTTGCAGTGAAACACCTAGTCATTTTGTTCAG GATCTGTTGATGATGGAGCAAGTGAAAGACTTTGCTGCTAATGTGTACGAAGCTTTTAGTACTCCTCAACAACTGGAGaagtga